In the Malaya genurostris strain Urasoe2022 chromosome 1, Malgen_1.1, whole genome shotgun sequence genome, one interval contains:
- the LOC131440051 gene encoding mpv17-like protein, which translates to MWWRYIVDITNEYKILRGMLSYSALWPLGCLLQQTFEGRRPNNYDWERCLRYSLYGTFISAPMLYTWMRTANMMWPRTDFRSSLAKAFTEQAAFDPFAIVFFLYGMSILERKPQKQAANEVRSKFWDTYKVGFFYWPVVQTVNFSVIPAKNQIIAAGFFSLIWTTFLAYIKTKAAEQEDTEPEMLTG; encoded by the exons ATGTGGTGGAGGTACATCGTTGACATTACAAATGAATACAAAATCCTTCGCGGAATGCTTTCCTATTCGGCGCTCTGGCCCCTGGGATGCCTTCTCCAGCAAACCTTCGAAGGACGACGACCGAACAACTATGACTGGGAAAGATGTCTCAG ATACAGCCTTTATGGAACGTTCATATCCGCCCCTATGCTTTATACGTGGATGCGCACGGCTAACATGATGTGGCCCCGGACCGACTTCCGTTCATCGTTGGCGAAGGCTTTCACCGAACAGGCAGCCTTCGACCCATTCGCAATTGTATTTTTTCTCTACGGGATGTCCATCCTAGAGCGTAAACCACAGAAGCAGGCTGCCAATGAG GTTCGAAGTAAATTTTGGGACACCTACAAGGTTGGTTTCTTCTACTGGCCCGTTGTGCAGACGGTCAATTTTTCAGTCATACCGGCCAAGAACCAAATCATTGCAGCCGGGTTCTTCAGTTTAATCTGGACCACTTTTCTGGCGTACATTAAAACCAAGGCTGCAGAACAGGAAGATACTGAGCCGGAGATGTTGACGGGTTAA